From the Telopea speciosissima isolate NSW1024214 ecotype Mountain lineage chromosome 9, Tspe_v1, whole genome shotgun sequence genome, the window CACTTTCGCTGGAGATATATAGAACTATGAAACTTCTTGGTTATGTAAATATTAGTAGGAAAGAGTCTCAATTATTAGGCTTAgcatcaaggttctaaaacttgggtttcgaTTAGCCAGAAAACGAATTCGTCTTGGTTTCGACTATATCTCGGTCAAAACTTAGGATTTTTTCcaagctaactcgaaccttggtttcgaagCCCAAAAGTTGTTTTTTGGCCCTGATTCTTTTCGTActacctatttttgacattttaaactcaatccatgcattagtttcacatagggaacactaaaaatattacttatggttttgatccaagtttgatactatatattgttcttggacatggtatcaaataaggcttgatcggaacataactccttcaatataaatgagatttaaacaatattggatttgttagaaagctttgttttgatagctttccaattaGTCCAAgtttgcttaaatctgatttatattgaaggagttatgtaccggtcaaactgaatttggtgtgtgcgaatactatcaaaatcgctctgaatggaaatatttttttggacatcgaaaccaatgaatattttaccacacttttggtttttagcaatgttttaccatattaaaatttatgaaatttttagatttgagaaaaatcccagcattaaaaagttgaaaattgtacctaccgtcgaaaatccagattttgttcttgaactggaaggttaattttttttccttttggaatttgattttttaactatttttattggattcaaatagggggggtttgcttatttatgaataatattttaagtacatgaaatacaaatacaaaaccatttacttaaatgatattaggcataactaagtgtctgtcttggtttctagcataaatacctgtttgtcctagtttcgagccaagtttcctcTAGTTTAGATcggcatatgtgtcgaaaccatcgaaatatgatcgaaactggtcgaaaccattGAAACTCGGTTGAATccaaggattttataaaatcccccttccactcgtctcgaaaacctggGAAACAAAGGTAACAcgatggtttcgacaggttttgatcgagtttttgttccatgctTAGCATATAGCTTATCTTGTAAAGCTATGATTTTGCATGGTGGTTGTCCTATTACTATAGATCCTTTGAGAACAGCTTTTACTTAATTCAGTTTGGACTTTCTTCTCATCAAAAAACTATTAGAGAGTCTTAAGTAGTGTTTGAGTGACacttctataggtgtatttagaagttagaacttgacaccttttaattgTCCTTTGTCATATTCCCAAAAGTCCTTTAAGATaggggtataaaagggtttttaaaaataagttgaaaatgacatcattatgtcattatcaaactcatttttttcgagtatacatgtgaaataacaCTATTATACCTTCTTTGGACTGAAAATTGTGTTACactaaaagagcaaaaaaattaaattacaaattatttgacacattGAGGAGTATCAATAAGAAAGAATATCTTGGGTTGCTCATTCGATATAGAACATTTCTCATGTAAAGAATCTAATACCATTGCAGAAATTTTTATGTTCTCACATATTCACCATCTTTTAAAGCCGATGCTTGCTCACTCACACAAGTTTTCTCAATGTGGGACTAGTAAATCTAGATCATTCAGTTGGGTCACTCGTTATCCTAATTAAtcagaggtttttttttttttttttgataggtaccTATTTTATGAGGGAGAGAAATTTGAACCAAGAAATTTGACCCCAATACCTCCTAGAAGGGTAAGCTCTTACACTCCACTTCTATCTACTGCACTAGGCAGCTGTTCTCaaccaaaatttaaaagaaCGAAATTGGGATTCAGATCCAAATTGGCTTAGATCGGTTTGGATTAGCCAAAATCAGCCTGTTTTGGGATAGGCAATGTATCGGACTAGGTAAGCGATATaatattatttgaaaaaaattcttGGAAAAACTTACATGCCCCTCCCTATATTGTGGCATAATTATACATTCTTCCACTGGACTTTTCCCAATTACATCTTCCTCCCTCCTTCCCCATCCCTCTCGCCCATCTTCACccgaatttggatcctctactgccaccTGCCCGTCCTGCTGTGTGATGCACAGACACAAGgagcgcaatgaccgccttacctccactcgggtaaggcagtcattgcacaCCTTTCAATGCTGCGTTATGTCTGCGTAGCACAGCACAGCACATAACAAGACGGGCAAGcagcaatagaggatctggatcctcttcTCCCGTACCccctgcaactctctctctctctctgcaagtCTGCAACACCCAAGTAGAGTCCCGTCCCTGACCCACACCCTGTATGTTTCTAAACAAAACCAACCCCCCTCCCCTGGGATtcggctcctgtcctgcagtggtgggagctggagcatCCAGCACCCCCTGCGATCAGGTCATCTGTCCATGTGATAATCCAATGGTCTTAATACATTTAACCTATTATTTTAATCCACCTCTCCCATCTACCTCTCTCACCCGCCCATATCCCATTAAACCCGACCCGTTTTTCAGAGCGTCAATCCCTATTCCAGAGCTCTCACCTCATCTCCACTGGTTGAGCGAGCGGCGGCGAGTGACCGCGAGTGGCGACGAAAGGCGACGAAATCGACTGGTGACCGGCGAGGAAAGGTAATGTgacttctctctcctctctccttctctctctctctctcggatttGGCTGTCCCTCATTTTTGTTCCTGAAAAACCCTAATGAGGGTGATATTTGGGTCATTGCTAAGTACCCTCTCACGGGATCTTGAAATAGTAATTAATGTTGGCGATGGATGTTTCTGTAAGGTGGGTTTGTTCATCCAATGTTGTATTGGTAAGTGATCGATTTTAATGATTCTCTAGTCATCATAAAAGAGATGGGGAAGGAATCATCTTCATCAGATGTTGGAGGATGTAGGCTTGTATTTTCCTATTGGTTCAAGATCTGAGATCAGTATGTTCATCTACGATGAAGAATCTGATAGATTCAGAAAAGTGAAAATTGGaaacattttaatttttcagTCTTCTTTCTTCAAATGGTAGTTGACTTAAAACTGTTACTGCTGATTATTAGACATCCGGGGAAATGCCCAGAAATTGTTACAACAAAACTGAAGAAAGATTGATTTCTCTGCCCATTTAATTCTTTCCCAATGTTTGATTGGTTTTCTGAAAGTGGTTAtagaattgaaagagaaaataaaatgtcCAGATTTAAAGCTGGGATTTCCTCACTGTTGAAAGTAATACTGAGGAAGAGTATGTGCCGATTTCTTGAAGTTGACCTCTTTTTAGTGGATTTGCTATGGGTTTTCGCATCGGCGATTCGATTGTTCGGCATTTTTATTGGGGGAATCTACTGCTGCAGTTTCCGGCAGGTACTCTCCAAGATCTTCAATGGATGCAAGACATGATAGATAGCTAGGTAGATAGTCCATGATTTTCGTCGCCACTCGCCGCCGCTCGCTCAACTAGTGGAGATGAGGTGAGGGCTCTGGAATACGATTTGTCGCTCAACGAAATGGGACTCTtatcttctctcttattttcgATTTGGATTTCAATAACTGAAAAACGGGTCGGGTTTAATAGGATATAGGCGGGTGAGAGAGGTAGATGGGAGGGGTGGATTAAAATAATAGGTTAAATGTAATAACACCGTTAGATTATCACATGGCCAGGTGTCCTAATCGCAAGGGGatgctggacgctccagctgccgccactgcaggacagccGGACAGGAGCCGAATCCCCTCCCTTCGCCCCCTCACCCCTCACATACTCGGGTGTACGCGCCTAGCTATGCTTCAACATGCTAAGAATGTAACAATTTTACCATCAGAGATTACTACGCAAAACTGTGCTCATTTTGGGTTAAAACGACACCTATAAACCTGTTCAACTGCAGTAAAAGGACAcctataaacaaaaataattgaCTCCATCGATTGAAGCCAATCGGGGAATCTGAGTTGTCTATTATCTAGGAATCTGCGACAGAGAATCTGCATTCTAACCTGTCGCAGATTCTTGAGGAGGTCAAGATGACGGTAACCCACATAAGAATCCCAGCCAATTCCACAGGTAAACTCATCTACTATAACATTATAATTCTAAAATAGCTAACACCATGCCCACAGAGGCAGAAGACAGACCCAAAAGCTGAAAATTCAGCTAAGTCTGACCCACTATCTTACCAGATCATACAGCCGTAGGTGGAGAATAAGGGGTTGCAGTAAAACTCACTACTATGCCATTCATTACCTCCCCTAAAGCCTTGTACACTTTCAAAATTTACGGACAACTTTCCAGGGAGAAAAAACTCGATCAACAGACTTAAATAATTGGTATTATccaaactttttccttttttggtgtGAATACAAAACATTGTCCAAGCTAACTCAACATGAAAACCGCATTCCTTTACAAATCCTAAGAAGCAGGCTTTACCATTCagccaaaacaaaaaagcagCTTCTTCATCATTcagccaaaaataaataaaaaagaagcagCTTCACCAGTATTAGTACTGAAGGCCATACAATTTAAGGAAGAAAATGGTTGTCATGAAAGGAAACCACCAAATCTTATCCACAAAACAGTTATCGAATAGGGGATTAGAGAGATAAAAGCTCCAAAGCATGCATCAACCATCCACATCAACTGATATTCGAGCAACGAATCTAAATTCCAATTAACAACCCAAGGAACACACACATCAGAACAGGTAGCATCAGTATCTCCTCCTAGGACTCCTTGAACGGTGCCCACGTGGTGATCTGCAAACAAACAATTAAGACAAACAGTTTTCCTAAGGTATTTGCTTTCAATTATGTAGGAGGAAAAAGTAAAGCTAAAGACCAAAGAGCCAACTTACACGTACTTTTGAAATTATTGAACTAAACTGTAAATTCAAATATATCAATAAAAATggcaatatattttttttttgggtgaaaaaaatGGTAATATATTGTGCATGGTGTTCAGGGAAACATATCTTCTTGTCGTCGTATTCCAAGTAATGGAGAAATTTAAGTCGTAGTTCACTGCACCAGAACAGATGGAAACCCTAGAATTCTTAACTCATTGATATAGTTACCCTCTCCCTTTTTAACAACTAATATGATGGTTATGTAGGGGAAGTTAAAACACACAGCCAAAAGAAACAGGGCAATCAAATTCACCAACttgataacaagaaagaagtCCTAACTGGCAGACCAGAATAACAGATCTGGCCTCAGGGTAATAAATTATCAAAAGGAACGTAGATTCTTTTCAGTGGATACTCTATCTCATCTCTAACACATTGAAAAAAGATAACAAGTTCTATGTACAAGTTCTCTCAATTCTTTCTTATTCACAAgaagcttttcttttcttgagctTCAGAAATTTGCAACAGGATATCAAACCACTAAAAGTTTCCTGAATATATCGCTTCCACAACATGAACATTTAAGAGGTAAAGAAAAATTAAGATAGGACAGGGAAAGGGCTAGACATTCATCGGAAAATGAATTGACAACAGTTAACACAAAGTCCAGATACGAGCAACAGAAATCTACAGTACATGCCAACACAATAATAATGTTCATGAAAATTAACAAACCTCCTCTTCATGCTTCTCCTTTTAAAAGGTCCATTGCTGAAAGCCCAATCAGCTGAGATGATCTGAGTAAGGAGCTCAGCACCATTCATTTCAGATATTGCAGCCTGTGCCTCTTCAAAGTTCTCGTATTCAATCAATGCATAGCCCTGAACAAATTACAGTATTTTAATGTTTCATAACTAAGCGAGGAACCCAGATTCATAACTATCCAGCACTTTCGAAGGAAAGTATAAAAAATGCAAACCATGCAAGAGAGAATTTTTAATAACAGATCATTGCCTTGCAGTTTTctcccatattttatttttcaatcaaCACTATGAAGAGTAAAACATTTTATCACTTTGTGGCTAGAcgccccaccccccaaaaaagaacatatttcTAAACAAAAGCAAAACTCAAAGTCATAGTTATCAAGCCAGACggctaggcgggcgccttgccgccttgttggtgtcaccttgattttttaccctctcccaacaccttggtcgccttgccgccttgataactatgctaaAAGTACACCAccgaacacacacacacacacacacatgacaCAACCAGAACCTGAAGTAGAGATGCAATAACCCTTCCTGCTCTAACACTAACATATCTCCTAGAACCCAACTGGGTCTGAAGAAATGAATGCTGAAATCCAAGGAAAAACAAACCCTATTACTTCTTTCCTGCACTACATCGTTAAACCACTATTACCACAGTCAATCTCAAACTTACAAGGATCTAACATCCTTTCAAAGTCCCACCAATCCCGTTAGTATTTAAGGAGATCAATGTCACTTTGAGATTTTCCCAGACCTTCCTaaaatggaattttagataagttATAAATCAAATGTCCTTAAAAACAATGGGTTGCCATTACTAGGAGAGTTCACCAATATCTGGAATCACATGCCCATGCAGAGAGCAACCTTCCATCAAATACAGGCTAAAGTTAATCAAAGTCACAAACATTGCAGACTTCAACAGCAAGACTAATGCTAAAAGATGTATGCCtgagaaaatcatttttttaccTATTAACCATCATTTTCAACTATaaattttaaccattttaaaaaattacataagCAGAACCCCTGGGATTCGGGGATACAAGATTAATCCACAGATCTGAGAGACCCTAAAAGCCTGCCACATGCTTTAGGTTCAACAGATTAAGACATACAGCTTATTGGTAACATTCTAAAGATCGATTACATGACAAATTATCTTCTTGAATGATTTTAGTCATCTTAAGAGCTTTTCAAAGCAATAAGGAACCCCCCCCCTTCACTATGCAATTAaacaaagtaaaataaataatctGGAATTCTGGACCACCCGGGGGGGGTGAGGTCAATGAAGGTTTACCATCTTTTAGCGTACCTCATGGCCCATTGGTGTTTCTTCGCTTCTAGTTATAGATTGGGTGGTATTAGTATCGAATATAGTGAtccttttcctcctttttcccCTTGATGCACAATGGATACGCTCTGATCTTAGAAGATACTCCAACCTCACCACAACTGCAGCACCATTACATCTTCCCAGGAACATCTCATTCCCTGATATTAACGGcatggacttaaatggctttaagttgaaaagtaggggggtgtacgtggaattttcaaggGGCACATGCAGAATATTGGGTCCATTTTAGGggggtatgtgtatttaacccatCTTTATACGTATTTTTGTCTTAAATTCTtgatagtatttttttttagatttttaggTGTTCTTGGTGAATCGCATCCATAATTCTAGCACTTTGATGATCTTTCTTCTTAGTAGTATAGGCATCATACTATCATAGTATTTCTTTCTCCTAAACCCTAATAATTTCTATCCATCCACTTATATTATTCTCAAATCCTATAATCCTATTGGCAACCCTATATTGCTATGGGGCTACATCCTGAGCCAATATCCACCGGCATACAAAGGTTTCTACACCTGTCCTGAATCAGAAGTGCACGCTTTAGATGGAGATTCTTAAGGTCGTAGGCAATTGTTATTACTTTTTTGCCAAAAATATATGCCATTGGACAAGATTATATCCTGCCAACGCAAGAGATTTGCTGGTTATGCAAAGGGTGCATCTTAGGGGAACAGAAATATTCCACATGACAGCAGCATTGCCATCTCTAAAGACCCCATCACATAGTTACAAAAATTTTTAGAGTCACCAATGAATTTTCCTTCTCTTCAACAACTCAGAACCAACTTATATGAACAGTATTACCCACCAATTACAGCTAGAattatatttcattttttccCCAGCTCAAGAACCAGAGCAGCAAAAGGTTTTAAGTATTTGAGAAGCAAATTCTTAACCTCCAATACATTAACGATCGACGCTGATGCAAGTACGCACATAGTCATATATAACGGTTCTACTTACCTTGACAAATCCAGTGCGTCGATCTAGATTCAGATGCAAATTCCTAATCTCCCCAAATTCACCAAAAGTGTTATGGAGATCATCTTCCTGCGCCTCCTCGTGTATACCAGTCACCAAGATAATCCATCCCTCAATAGCTGCACAAATCAAACGACACAACAAAATAAACCCTTCGAACAAAAAACCTACCCACCAAGAAACCCATGCCATGAGTAGCAAAAGAACGAAATCTGAAAGTGataaaacagaaacaatgttcagagaaaaaaaaaacaagaggagACAAGAAACCGACATCGTTGGGGGCCAGGGCCGCCATTGGAATCTAAGGAATCGAAATCCTTAGAGGCAAACCGATTGTTGCGTTCGGCGTCAGTTTCTTCCCGAAAGCCTCTGCCTTTGGTCTTCTTAGGGGCAGGCAAGGAAGAGGAGCCACCGGTGATGGTGGATTTgagctttggaggaggagcaagAGGCGAAGCTTCGACTTCGATGGCACCGTCTTCGTCCATGAGATCATCATCCTCTGGCTCGAAATCAACAGCTTCCACATCTGCACTCGCCAtgtctccttcctttccttcctctgCACGCTGCGCTTAGgtttcctttgtttcttctctttcccctgcTAGAATTACACTAAGCAGAGACGGAGCGAACGCTGTATTGTCGAAATGGATAAGCTCCATGACCACCTGTATTGCTGCGCACGGAAACCGTTAGATAAAAATCTTTGCATCTATGCACCAATGATTTCTCTTTTTGGGATCTCTAAACTTCATGCTATCTAGTGACGTTTGCTTTTGTCACTATGTGACTTCAACTAACCCCAACTTTGTTTAGCCTAAACAAGTTTGTGCTGTGTGTGGGCGTGTACTTGTGCCCAGTCATAGCCCGATGCGAAAAGACCGTCATACCCATAgacctttccacctttccaagGGGTGTGGCGGTATTGTCGCACCGAGTTGTGCCTGGGCGCAAGTACTCGCCCACACACAATACCTGGAGGGTGCATGGAAATACATTGATATGGTTAGAAATACGAAGAAGATGCATGGACGTACATGGAAGCATGGTTCAAGGTACCGTATGATATTGATTGTATCGGTATCGTTGGAACAAGATATTGATACTTGATTGATTTGATAGCGATATTTTGGTCTGTACTAAAGGCAAAATGAtctaaaaagttttttttttaatttcttcaaaaaatgaTGGTGAAGCTCTCCAATACAAATCTGTATCAGCTAATATTAAtatgattatatttttttatatataaatattaaaattttttgttgGCATTTGatatataaatattaataaaaatatctAATGTTATCTACTTTAAATATATAATGAAAtttgacttgattcagattgaaagagaTCAAAGAACTAGGGACATGCCTAAAATAACCTTAGGAGAGGTGGCGAAGAAATACATGCATATTCTAGGCCTTATACGTcatatgacttcaaatagagctgagtggagggcaaggatctatgtagttgaccccatttagttgggataaggatttgttgttgttattgttttttttttgttttttttttatgagaaaaaatatatatattagaagGCTTTAAGCATACACAGTTAGGAAATAAAAGGAGATTTGATGGATATCTCCTATATTACACCATCTAAACACTCCCATAGTGGAATTATCAGATACTTCAACTAGTTCAAAAAAACTATTAACAAGATTCTACGAAAGTTTGAAAGAATTTGTGGGGGTGAAAAGATCACAAAAAGTATCATTGCAAAATCAGATTTGTTTAGTTTTGAAGTTTGTTGTTAAAGTCCgttttcattcttgaagaagTCTAAAAAGTTCCGTTTCTTTTGAATCTTGGGTTGAGAGGCTACTTGCATCAATTAGCACATTCCGTCCATCCAtgaaaatgtaaaaactcaACTTGTTATTCTAAAGTTTGATTCAAATACGCCTGCACCAATTAAATCAGGAAATTCCATATCAAGGttcttgttattgttgttgttgtataattaaattaagaataAATTCTTGAATAACACAATTGTGGTGGA encodes:
- the LOC122640042 gene encoding RNA-binding protein Y14A-like: MASADVEAVDFEPEDDDLMDEDGAIEVEASPLAPPPKLKSTITGGSSSLPAPKKTKGRGFREETDAERNNRFASKDFDSLDSNGGPGPQRSIEGWIILVTGIHEEAQEDDLHNTFGEFGEIRNLHLNLDRRTGFVKGYALIEYENFEEAQAAISEMNGAELLTQIISADWAFSNGPFKRRSMKRRSPRGHRSRSPRRRY